In Persicimonas caeni, a single window of DNA contains:
- a CDS encoding DUF547 domain-containing protein — MTRLPIIAAALFLLAGLTSCSSGCLSLFVPKAEQIDSPIVDDLRKDPDEAQSFDHSDYGELLERHVDYDTARVDYAGLKADEAELDAYLDRLAKADLTELDDDGELALLINAYNAYTLKLIVENYPGLESIKDLDNPWKTKRYKVAGYTLSLDDIEHGLIRPIYKDSRIHFAVNCASVGCPPLASWPYEGAKIDKQLDQAAERTLGDERYARVEGDKLYLTSVMNWYRPDFVSDEFSPSAESLPLYAAKYGGEEVQKLVETREGEPAVSFLKYDWALNDVEGARE, encoded by the coding sequence ATGACTCGTCTTCCCATTATCGCCGCCGCCCTCTTTTTGCTGGCCGGGCTCACCTCGTGCTCCTCGGGGTGCCTGTCTCTGTTCGTCCCCAAGGCCGAGCAGATCGACAGCCCCATCGTCGACGATCTGCGAAAAGATCCCGACGAAGCGCAGAGCTTCGATCACTCCGACTACGGCGAGCTTCTCGAGCGCCACGTCGATTACGACACAGCACGGGTGGACTACGCCGGCCTCAAAGCCGACGAAGCCGAACTCGACGCCTACCTCGACCGGCTCGCCAAGGCTGACCTCACCGAGCTCGACGACGACGGCGAGCTGGCGCTCCTCATCAACGCCTACAACGCCTACACCCTCAAGCTCATCGTCGAGAACTACCCGGGCCTCGAGAGCATCAAAGACCTCGACAACCCGTGGAAGACCAAGCGCTACAAGGTCGCCGGCTACACCTTGAGCCTCGACGACATCGAGCACGGGTTGATTCGACCGATCTACAAGGACTCGCGCATCCACTTCGCGGTCAACTGCGCCTCCGTGGGCTGCCCGCCCCTGGCCTCTTGGCCCTACGAGGGTGCGAAGATCGACAAGCAACTCGACCAGGCCGCGGAGCGTACCCTCGGCGACGAGCGCTACGCACGTGTCGAGGGCGACAAGCTCTACCTGACGAGCGTGATGAACTGGTATCGGCCTGACTTCGTGAGCGACGAGTTCTCTCCCAGCGCCGAGAGCTTGCCGCTCTATGCGGCGAAATATGGCGGAGAGGAGGTCCAGAAGCTCGTCGAGACTCGTGAGGGTGAGCCCGCGGTGAGCTTTCTGAAGTATGACTGGGCGTTGAATGATGTGGAGGGGGCTCGGGAGTAG